ATCAATCCCCGTCATGTCAAATGGAATTATCTGCCCCAGGATCCCCCCGGCAACCGCACCGACCATCCAGTAACACCTCGACAAAAAAGCCACCCAGAACATGATGCTCTGTTTCTCCTTACCGGTGTCCGGCAAGGTGCAGTTCACGGCATAAGTCTCATCCGTCATTGTATGTATCATATATAATTTCCGCTTTCCCATGCGGTTGAACTCATCCACAAATGTCAGTGCATAAAAACTCTGCCTGCTGTTCATCAGAAATGCAGTGAGTGCCATGGTGAGTATGGATGCTCCGCTTGAAAGCAGCGTCACAAGCACAAACTGGTACGCCCCCGTGTACACCGTCAGGCTGACCAGCAGTGAATAATACCATTTGAATCCGGCATTCTCCATCATGATCCCATATGCCATGCTAACGAACAAATAGCTGCACATGATTGGGATTGATTTGATGAATGCCTTTCTGAATATATTTTCCACGAGTTTTCCTTTCTCTGAAGTCAGCGCGGTGGTCGCGAAATTTCACTTATTGCAACATACCTAGGCCAGAGCCATACAAACTTTGACTTATTTCCACGCAGACAAAGCATTCATAATTATCCTACTATTTCTATAGGATATCCACGATCATTCTAACACAGCCATATGGTAAAAACAATATTTCGGGAACTTTACATCATAACTCATGCGGCGATTTTATATAGTTTTATCCATGCCGGATGATAAACTACGTTTTAATAATCCACTCTGTAAATCTTTATAAAGCTTTCATTAAATATCATCCTTTTCCCTTGAAATTCCCTTTCCACTCATGTATTCTCAGCAAAAAATACGTGAAAAGTATCTCCCGCGGGAACTACATACGCAAGCAATCATCTGGCCAGATGAACTATTTACTGCATTGTTATTTATGAATTTATGGGGTAAAATGGAGGTACTTATTTGAGATATAACAACAAACAAAACGATAAACTTAACATCAGCAACGGTGATACGACTCAGACGACTGAGATCGGTGTTGCAACTAGCGCTGCCAGCTCTGACGATACCACCGGCCGCATCCAGTGGCACACAGGATTTGTCCATGCCATGAGGCTGTATCTGAAGGATTACGAGGACGACATTGAATTCAACGAAGAATTTCAGCTCACCAGAAAACCGCTGAGCATAGACTTGACCGTAGTCAAGAAACCTGACGATCTGGTCATCGACAATAACATTGGCAGATTCTTCAGGAAACACAATATTCTTGAATACAAGTCGCCAAAAGATGAACTGAATCTTGAGACGTTCTATAAAGTACAGGCTTATGCACTGCTATATATGATCTCTCCCGCCAACTGCGATGCATACGGTGCACCTGTCTGCGAGAATGATATGACTATATCCATCGTGCGCGCCGCATACCCGAGGGAGCTTATGAAAGAGCTAAAAGAACTTGGATATACCATCCGCGAAAATATCAGGAACATCTACCATGTAGACGGCGCTCAGTTTCCAATACAGATCGTCATTACCAAGCCATCGTCAGATGCTGAAAGCTCTGGCAAAGATGAGAAAGACATAATCTGGCTGAACGCGCTCACTACTGATATTTCAAAGGACACTTACAATGATTTTTTGAACAATGTCAACGAGTTAGACAGCAGACACAGCATGTTTGCAGAGACAATATTTGCCATTGTATCCGATGTAAACGAAGAAAAAATTGAGACATGGAAGGAGGCACATTCTATGATGAACGATGCGATGAAAAGAATTATGGCTAAGGAACTTAAGGAAAGCAAGGATGAGGGACGTTCCGAGGGACTGGCTAAAGGACGTTCCGAAGGACTAGCTGAAGGACGTTCCGAGGGTCAAGATCTGCTGACTGAAGCTATGCTTACTGCGCAGAAAGAGAACATCTCCGACCCAGCAAAACTTGAGGAGCTTGGCTACGACAAGAATACCTCCGTATGTACTATAACGGCGCTTAAGAAGCTGGGGATTATCTCATAGCCCCTCTGTATATAAACGCCGCACACGCCGCCGTTATAAGCTCTGCTACCCAGAACGCATTCCACACACCAGCAGGTCCGAAACCACAAAGTTTTGATAGTATCCATGCAGCCGGGATTATGACAACCACATATCTGAGCAGGGATATGAGCAGGGATGGAGTTCCCTTTCCCAATCCCTCAAGTGCCCCCGATGCAGTTACCGACACAGCCGACACTACAAATCCGGCACATATGATGCGCAGTGCTGTTCCACCTGCATTTATTGTAGACATATTCTCTGTGAACATACCTATAAGCCTCTCTGGGATGAGCAGGCACACAACTGTTCCAGCCAGCATGATTCCAACATTTAATGCAAGCGTTATGGTGAATATCTTCTTCACTCTTGCATGCTCTCCGGCACCATAGTTATATCCTATGATAGGGCGCATTCCCTGAATGATTCCATTTGCCGGCATATACAGGAAGGTCTGAAGCTTGTAGTACACGCCCAGGATCATGACATAAGTTGCCGAATACATGCTGAGTATGGCGTTGAGTGCGCTTGTGAGCAGAGACGGCAGTGCCATATTGAGTATAGCAGGTATGCCTATGGCATACAGCTTCTTCACCATCAGACCGCCCTCATG
This sequence is a window from Coprococcus eutactus. Protein-coding genes within it:
- a CDS encoding AzlC family ABC transporter permease, with the protein product MENIFRKAFIKSIPIMCSYLFVSMAYGIMMENAGFKWYYSLLVSLTVYTGAYQFVLVTLLSSGASILTMALTAFLMNSRQSFYALTFVDEFNRMGKRKLYMIHTMTDETYAVNCTLPDTGKEKQSIMFWVAFLSRCYWMVGAVAGGILGQIIPFDMTGIDFCMTALFVIIFIDQWEKAESHIPAIAGIVIAVLCLLVVGQQYFLLPSLIIASAVLVVWNTRRK
- a CDS encoding RpnC/YadD family protein, which produces MRYNNKQNDKLNISNGDTTQTTEIGVATSAASSDDTTGRIQWHTGFVHAMRLYLKDYEDDIEFNEEFQLTRKPLSIDLTVVKKPDDLVIDNNIGRFFRKHNILEYKSPKDELNLETFYKVQAYALLYMISPANCDAYGAPVCENDMTISIVRAAYPRELMKELKELGYTIRENIRNIYHVDGAQFPIQIVITKPSSDAESSGKDEKDIIWLNALTTDISKDTYNDFLNNVNELDSRHSMFAETIFAIVSDVNEEKIETWKEAHSMMNDAMKRIMAKELKESKDEGRSEGLAKGRSEGLAEGRSEGQDLLTEAMLTAQKENISDPAKLEELGYDKNTSVCTITALKKLGIIS